The DNA region TCTTTCTGCCGGAGACTAATGTaagtttgtctttttttttccttttttgtaacaatataagttttctttttttgaatataagtttgtttgttttgtttaacgGTCCTTCATAAAATAACACATGAAAAATGAAGACAAGACTATCTGGTAGCTACATTTAACTAGAGCATCTTCATTGGAGGATATTTCAATAAATTTCaccaaattaagaaaaaaaaacaattaaaatcgACGAAAGAAAGTGAAATGGTATCTCAAATGAGtgattaaaatttcatttttgaGAAACTCAAATGACActtcttttatattaataatgatttacactttctgattttttaattaaacaacttaattaaattgtattaaaatatatattataattaatagtgAGATATCCATATGAATATCTTACAACTAAGagaatatttcatattttagaaaacttaaaagaaaattatgaaagcGAATGTGAGATTTGAGATATTATGAGAACCTCTTTAGAAACTATTGTCATGTGTTAGCTACTTAGCTTACAAATGaagtaatatttttgaataataaaaattgagGTTGCTCTAATATTACTCTTTCCTCATGATGAGATTTTGAAGAATATCTAGACGACAAAAATGTTATTATTGTTCTATCATTCTTTTTTGTTATCATGTCTCATTCTCACTAGCGCACAAGaaccaaataaaaatagatGGTTGCAGAATAAATAAAGACCGGTTCCAGAATAACATCATACATATAGTTTTGCAAACCTCAAATACATGTTTCAAATGCTTATGTTTTTTTCAGACATAAACTGTAGCTCTGTGTTTCTCACACCTTCTGTTTCATTTGTTCATTTTCTAAATTGACCAGTCTCTGCAGCGAGACGAGCACTTTCATTCTCAAAGAAATCGAATTCTTGGAGAATGTTAGCGAGCTTTGTGACGTTATCTTCTTTTATGTTCGCAGGGACCTTCTCTTCGTACCCAGACGCGCTCATTATCTTCTGCAACTTCTCCTTTTGTCTGATGAAACAAGAAATAGTCAAATGTCAAAAAAGTGTTTTACGtttcaaacattttatttttgattcagTTAGGGGATTACTTTTGTAGCTCGGCAATCTTGTTTCTGATCTTTTCTTGTTCAGCTTCTACGTTAATGGCTCTCCCCACTGTGAGATACACCTTAAGGTTCTCGTTCACCGTCTCGACTGCAGAACCAGATGGGGCTGAATGTTCTCCTTTCAACAGAACctataaataaactttattaaaGAAACACGAAACGGTAGAGAGAAAGCCGTAACAaagaaaccagagagagagagacttgtTTTTACCTCAAAGGACGATAGATTTGCAAGGGTTCTAATCTCCAACTCGTGAGATTTTACAATCTCGGATGTTACGTTGTTTTCACACAGAGCAAACGCAGGTAACTTTTCGTTTTTCTGTGTCTCCAGCAACTCAGCTCGGAGTGCCCTCAGACACTTCACACTCGCTAGAACGGTTTCCATTTCAGTCTCCACCTTCTCATTTGTCCAATTCTGACATCACAAGAAAAAAGAGTTACAAAATCGAACAAACTATGGAATATAATAAGTTTactaataataaaatcttataCTGACCTCCATAGCAGATGGGTAGTCACATATCACGATAGAAGCCTTTCTTTCAGAGTTCTCTGGTGAAGGCAGCCGTTGCCATAGCTCTTCAGTAACAAACGGCATAAACGGATGAAGCAGTCTCAAACCAGTCTCCAGAGATACCCAGAGAGCATGTTGAGCGTGAGCCCTCTCTGCAGGGCTATTATCACCAGCGGCACCAAAATAAGGCTTGATGGCTTCAATGAACACATCGCAGAACTGATACTGCCACCATGCATACACCGCGTTGGCTGCATCCGAAAACTCAAACGCGTTCAGCGACTCCACCGTCTTGGCTACGGCCTTGTTCAGCACGGAGAGAATCCACTGGCAGCTGAACGGCATCGTTTCGGGGCTTAGAGCCAGCGGAGGGGAATAACCATCGCCTAGTCTTATCAACGCGAACCTGACCGCATTCCAGAGCTTGTTACACCACTGACGGTAACCCACCACACGGAGAATGTTCAAGTTTATTTTGTCGGACTACAAAACAAACAAGCAAGAGCAGAATAAATATTCTTAGTTTACAAGATcatcatataaatttaaaaggaagagaaaaataTGGATTGTTTATTAAAGATttcaactaaatttttttaaaataaatttaaaagcctaattcttttttaaagaaaattatgtatatatagttttctcctaaaaatatgtttcattaGGTTTTGCCGGTCTTGGGGTGTGTGCAAGGAATAGTACCTGAGCAGTGTAAGAGAGAAGTGCAAACCGAAGAGCGTCAGCACCACATTCAGGAATAGTACCTTCTTGTCCTTTTATTATGTCAATCGGGTCAATTACATTTCCAAGAGACTTTGACATCTTACGCCCTTGTGCATCACGTATCATCGGATGCAAATAAACCTAatatatagcaaaaaaaaaagacaagtatGTTTCTTGGCATGCAAgtaagaagagagagagagagtatgatCCTCTATTTAACTTGTAAATATACACGTACCTTGCTGAATGGAACGTCGCCGCTTAGTTTCATTCCCATCATAACCATACGAGCAACCCAGAAGAAGAGAATATCATGTCCAGTTTCAAGGAGAGACGTCGGATAGAAGGCTTTGAAGTCGTCAGTTTCATCGGGCCATCCCAGAGCAGATAACGGAAAGATCCCAGAAGAAAACCACGTGTCAAGCACGTCGTCGTCTTGGGCTAGATCAAACTTCTTCCCGGGGAATTTCTCAGCAGCCTCTCTCCGAGCTTCTTCCTCGGTTCTAGCGACAACCCAGTGGTCGTTGTACGCGCCAAACTCCCTGAGATTATCTTCCTCGAGAGTGGCGTACCATGCTGGTATCCTGTGTCCCCACCAGAGCTGTCTTGAGATACACCAGTCGCGTATGTTCTCTAGCCATCTGTTAAGGTCGTTCCAATGTGATTGTTAATATACATAGATGAGGGTAATGATTAGAACATAGagttaaaaaaagaaaggaacCTTCTCCATTCTGCAGCGTACTGTTTTGGTATAAATTCTAGCTTCTTGTTTTCATCACTGGTAGCAGCGTCGAGAGCCTCCTTTGCAATCGTGCTACAGTTGACATACCACTGAGGCTTAATCATAGGCTCAATAACATCGGAGGTTCTTTGGCAAAGACCAAGCCTCATTTCCTTGCTTTGTTCACCTCTGTACAGCCCCTGGAGTATTACAAACAGTTTAAAAGTAATTAAGATCTAAAAGACACTTTACAAAGCAACCACTCTCAGTGTACCAAAATCTTACCTGATTTTTCAAAGCTTCAACAATTGCCTCACGTGCTGCAAAGCGTGGCATCCCTGTGAAGTCAGCCCCGCCGTTTGTGTTGATTTTTCCATCATCAGTGAATACGTTGATAAATTCAAGATTGTGACGCTTTCCGAGCTCAAAATCATTGGGGTCATGGGCAGGAGTAATctacaaaagaagaagaagaataagataaataaataaatttgtaagataaataaataaataaatatttttttttgtaaacgtTTACAAACATCTTtcatatttatatgatattcaCATTCttggcaaaaaaataaataaatttgtaaggCCAGAAACATAgcaaccatatatatatattaagagcAAAGTATGTACCTTAACACAACCAGTACCAAACTCTGGATCAACAAGTTCTCCATCGCATACGATTGGCAGCTTGCGTCCATTAAAAGGGTGCACAGCAAACTTCCCATGAAGATTGGTGTATCTTGCATCATCGGGGTGAATCGCAATGGCGGTATCTCCAAGCATTGTTTCCACCCTTGTAGTGGCTACAACAACCTCGCCCAAGCCTCCCTCCAGAGGGTAAGCAAATGAAGTAATGAGACCAAACTCTACCGGCTTGTCATAGCCAGGGACATTTAGCAgcgttttttctttaatatctTTATGCTCAACCTACAGATATAGACACACTTTGCATTAAAGGGATGCCGTCTATTAATCATAGATTAATAGTTGCTGACTTTACCTCAGCGTCAGATATAGCTGTTTTCAAATGACAATCCCAATGAACAAGCCTAATGTCCCTGCACATGTTATAGTCTCCCTTTCAGTTAAATTTACTATTCTTGTTTCCATGGATTTTAACTTTTCAATGGgaactatatataaatagacCTCTAACAAAGAACAAAGTCAAGACTTAAACATACCTATAGATAAGCCCTTCCTTGTAAAACCGTACAAAGGCCTCAGTAACAGCTCTTGATCTTTGTTCGTCCATTGTAAAACACTAACAAAATACAGGCAGAAACACATCGGTTACAAGAATAGACCAGAGGGATACAAGTGACGATAACAGGTCCATTTTACATATAAATTCACCTACTGGcgaaataaatcaattttaacatAACATTTGTCCAGCAAAAAGATCAGATCAATAATTTTACCTCACGGGACCAATCAAGAGAAGCTCCTAGACGTCTTAGTTGTGTTAGAATCGTGCTACCATTCTTCTCCTTCCACTCCCACACCTTTTCCATGAGCATAAAGGAAACAAGaaagatgtttttaaaacaATGAAAAAAGTGATTCAAAGAGcttgtttttttgtcatcaacttaCTTCCTTTATGAATTCATCACGGCCGAGGTCATGCCTAGTCAACTCTCTATCCTTGAGATTTTTCTCAACCTTAGTCTAGAATCAAAAGAATCATGGAACAATGtgaaaaaaatgttaatattattatatagttaCAGGAAGAGAACAGTGGCGAACCTGTGTAGCTATACCAGCATGGTCCATCCCAGGCACCCACAGTACATTAAACCCAGACATTCTCTTCCAACGAATAATCAAATCCTGCATCAGTAATTGTCAAGCTGCTGATCATTAGCAGGAACAATAGACAGAGTAGCaatagcaaaaagaaaaaaaaaggtattaATGAGACCTGAATTGCAGTTGTTAAGGCATGGCCAATATGCAAGACTCCAGTCACATTTGGAGGAGGGAGAACCTACATAATCAATTATATGATCAAAAGAGGCCCTTGAAGTTTTTCTCCAGAACCGAACTAATTAAAGGTCTTACCATAACAAATGCTGGCTTGGAACTCTTAGCATCCGCCGTAAAAAAACCAGC from Raphanus sativus cultivar WK10039 chromosome 8, ASM80110v3, whole genome shotgun sequence includes:
- the LOC108819507 gene encoding valine--tRNA ligase, mitochondrial 1-like isoform X2, whose translation is MLTAEELERKKKKDEKAREKESKKLRALEKAELKAKQVKDEENPKKSTKKSSQRDAAHEENPEDFVDPETPLGERKRLSSQMAKQYSPAAVEGAWYAWWEKAGFFTADAKSSKPAFVMVLPPPNVTGVLHIGHALTTAIQDLIIRWKRMSGFNVLWVPGMDHAGIATQTKVEKNLKDRELTRHDLGRDEFIKEVWEWKEKNGSTILTQLRRLGASLDWSRECFTMDEQRSRAVTEAFVRFYKEGLIYRDIRLVHWDCHLKTAISDAEVEHKDIKEKTLLNVPGYDKPVEFGLITSFAYPLEGGLGEVVVATTRVETMLGDTAIAIHPDDARYTNLHGKFAVHPFNGRKLPIVCDGELVDPEFGTGCVKITPAHDPNDFELGKRHNLEFINVFTDDGKINTNGGADFTGMPRFAAREAIVEALKNQGLYRGEQSKEMRLGLCQRTSDVIEPMIKPQWYVNCSTIAKEALDAATSDENKKLEFIPKQYAAEWRRWLENIRDWCISRQLWWGHRIPAWYATLEEDNLREFGAYNDHWVVARTEEEARREAAEKFPGKKFDLAQDDDVLDTWFSSGIFPLSALGWPDETDDFKAFYPTSLLETGHDILFFWVARMVMMGMKLSGDVPFSKVYLHPMIRDAQGRKMSKSLGNVIDPIDIIKGQEGTIPECGADALRFALLSYTAQSDKINLNILRVVGYRQWCNKLWNAVRFALIRLGDGYSPPLALSPETMPFSCQWILSVLNKAVAKTVESLNAFEFSDAANAVYAWWQYQFCDVFIEAIKPYFGAAGDNSPAERAHAQHALWVSLETGLRLLHPFMPFVTEELWQRLPSPENSERKASIVICDYPSAMENWTNEKVETEMETVLASVKCLRALRAELLETQKNEKLPAFALCENNVTSEIVKSHELEIRTLANLSSFEVLLKGEHSAPSGSAVETVNENLKVYLTVGRAINVEAEQEKIRNKIAELQKQKEKLQKIMSASGYEEKVPANIKEDNVTKLANILQEFDFFENESARLAAETGQFRK
- the LOC108819507 gene encoding valine--tRNA ligase, mitochondrial 1-like isoform X1 — encoded protein: MADEEKKKMLTAEELERKKKKDEKAREKESKKLRALEKAELKAKQVKDEENPKKSTKKSSQRDAAHEENPEDFVDPETPLGERKRLSSQMAKQYSPAAVEGAWYAWWEKAGFFTADAKSSKPAFVMVLPPPNVTGVLHIGHALTTAIQDLIIRWKRMSGFNVLWVPGMDHAGIATQTKVEKNLKDRELTRHDLGRDEFIKEVWEWKEKNGSTILTQLRRLGASLDWSRECFTMDEQRSRAVTEAFVRFYKEGLIYRDIRLVHWDCHLKTAISDAEVEHKDIKEKTLLNVPGYDKPVEFGLITSFAYPLEGGLGEVVVATTRVETMLGDTAIAIHPDDARYTNLHGKFAVHPFNGRKLPIVCDGELVDPEFGTGCVKITPAHDPNDFELGKRHNLEFINVFTDDGKINTNGGADFTGMPRFAAREAIVEALKNQGLYRGEQSKEMRLGLCQRTSDVIEPMIKPQWYVNCSTIAKEALDAATSDENKKLEFIPKQYAAEWRRWLENIRDWCISRQLWWGHRIPAWYATLEEDNLREFGAYNDHWVVARTEEEARREAAEKFPGKKFDLAQDDDVLDTWFSSGIFPLSALGWPDETDDFKAFYPTSLLETGHDILFFWVARMVMMGMKLSGDVPFSKVYLHPMIRDAQGRKMSKSLGNVIDPIDIIKGQEGTIPECGADALRFALLSYTAQSDKINLNILRVVGYRQWCNKLWNAVRFALIRLGDGYSPPLALSPETMPFSCQWILSVLNKAVAKTVESLNAFEFSDAANAVYAWWQYQFCDVFIEAIKPYFGAAGDNSPAERAHAQHALWVSLETGLRLLHPFMPFVTEELWQRLPSPENSERKASIVICDYPSAMENWTNEKVETEMETVLASVKCLRALRAELLETQKNEKLPAFALCENNVTSEIVKSHELEIRTLANLSSFEVLLKGEHSAPSGSAVETVNENLKVYLTVGRAINVEAEQEKIRNKIAELQKQKEKLQKIMSASGYEEKVPANIKEDNVTKLANILQEFDFFENESARLAAETGQFRK